A region from the Triticum aestivum cultivar Chinese Spring chromosome 3D, IWGSC CS RefSeq v2.1, whole genome shotgun sequence genome encodes:
- the LOC123077821 gene encoding ethylene-responsive transcription factor ERF084, producing the protein MAPKKTPKGKSGFFGVRQKPSGNWGVEFSDAGRRWWIGTYPSAHEAARAYDVAVWRAERPRSHLNFPEIESRAVAEMLVPQGINMKEITTTKKKKMKKPLVVVSAGETDEEAMARFARHPEYVQAKLEYYWKREAEQKKKGLKKEDEAGPSTVIPIESSSEEDWADFSEEEEEEEEGCDDPTKEEFWEQFRSSGEE; encoded by the coding sequence atggcgccgaagaagacgcCGAAGGGCAAGTCGGGCTTCTTCGGCGTGAGGCAGAAGCCCTCCGGCAACTGGGGTGTGGAGTTCTCCGACGCCGGAAGGCGTTGGTGGATCGGCACGTACCCCTCCGCCCACGAGGCTGCGCGTGCCTACGACGTGGCGGTGTGGCGTGCCGAGAGGCCTCGGTCGCACCTCAACTTTCCAGAGATCGAGAGTCGGGCGGTAGCGGAGATGCTTGTGCCGCAGGGCATCAACATGAAGGAGAtcacgacgacgaagaagaagaagatgaagaagccgtTGGTTGTCGTTAGTGCTGGCGAGACCGATGAGGAGGCGATGGCGAGGTTTGCTCGGCATCCGGAGTACGTCCAGGCCAAGCTGGAGTACTACTGGAAGCGTGAGgcggagcagaagaagaaggggcTGAAGAAGGAGGATGAGGCCGGTCCCTCGACGGTGATCCCCATCGAGTCCTCTTCCGAGGAGGACTGGGCAGacttctcggaggaggaggaggaggaggaggaggggtgcgaCGACCCGACGAAGGAGGAGTTCTGGGAGCAGTTCCGTAGCTCCGGTGAGGAGTAG